In Kordiimonas sp. SCSIO 12610, the sequence GTGGGAGTTTGTTCGCCCGCCGCCAGCCAATAAATTTTGCGATTGAGTTTTTGAGCAAGCTTGGGTCACCGCGATGCTCAAGCACTGCAACCTGTGTTTCTGGAAAATCGATAATATCTACATGGTCTGAGCTAATGGCCTGCATATTCTGTCCTGACAAGTCTTGAATGTTACTGTGAAGAGTGTGCCAGGTGTGCCAATCGGGGGCTTTTCGAAAACCAGTGGGTGTTTGCCCGTATTCACGTTTGAAGGCACGAGAGAAGGATTCTGCGTTTTCATAACCGGCATCAAACGCGATATCGGTTATGCTTTGCCATGTTCTGAAAGCAAGTTGAAATGAAGCGCGCTTCATCCGCGCGAGCCGCATATAACGTTGAACAGCAATGCCTGTTAAGCCAGAAAATAAGCGATGAAAATGATATTTCGATATGCCAGCATTCTTCGCTAATTCATCCAGATTAGGTTGCTCGCTGGAATTTGTAACGGCGGCGCTGATGCGGTTCTGATTTTCGGGCTTCATAATAGGCTTATCCTTCCGTCCTGACGCACCTGATATGCCATAAGGGACGGAAGGATACTTGACTGTTCTTGCTATTTATTCGCCTTTTTCAGTGTCGTTAATTCCACC encodes:
- a CDS encoding GyrI-like domain-containing protein yields the protein MKPENQNRISAAVTNSSEQPNLDELAKNAGISKYHFHRLFSGLTGIAVQRYMRLARMKRASFQLAFRTWQSITDIAFDAGYENAESFSRAFKREYGQTPTGFRKAPDWHTWHTLHSNIQDLSGQNMQAISSDHVDIIDFPETQVAVLEHRGDPSLLKNSIAKFIGWRRANKLPPKRHATFNILYDDPAITADADYRFDLCCAVTKDFSDPEHGIIMKFIPAGRCAKIRHVGPDHLLDQKVRYLIGDWFHTSSELLRDFPIFFERVSFFPEVPEHEMTTDIYLPLE